One genomic window of Anaerofustis stercorihominis DSM 17244 includes the following:
- the purH gene encoding bifunctional phosphoribosylaminoimidazolecarboxamide formyltransferase/IMP cyclohydrolase, which translates to MIKRALISVSDKTGIVDVARELEEMGVEIISTGGTKKTLEEEGIKVISVEEVTGFPECLNGRVKTLHPGVMAGLLAKRDNEEHMQHLFDLSIEPIDMIIVNLYPFKNTILREGCTFEEAIENIDIGGPTMLRAAAKNFQDVAVVIDPNDYDVVLGELRENGEVSYDTKLNLAKKVFMSTSYYDTLIASYLREQVGDDSYPETLTLCYDKAQDLRYGENPHQDAVFYKEVRPMKGSLPLSKQLHGKELSYNNINDTNGALEILKEYSDEPTIVAVKHANPCGIASDVSIAVAFKKCYEADPQSIFGGIIASNEEIDEETALQISNIFIEVVVAPSYTEEALKILTKKKNIRILQLDDIKHNQEGKDIKKVMGGLLMQARDTKLLSDELKVVTKRQPTNKEMQDLIFSWKAVKHTKSNAISIAKDKILVANGPGQVSRIWALENAVKQGGERVKGAVLASDAFFPFDDCVKAAYEAGITAIIQPGGSIRDEDSIKACNEYGIAMVFTGVRHFKHS; encoded by the coding sequence ATGATTAAAAGAGCACTTATAAGCGTTTCCGATAAGACGGGCATAGTAGATGTAGCAAGAGAACTCGAAGAGATGGGAGTAGAAATAATTTCTACGGGCGGAACGAAAAAAACTCTGGAAGAAGAAGGCATAAAAGTTATTTCAGTTGAAGAAGTAACGGGATTTCCCGAATGTTTGAACGGAAGAGTAAAGACTCTTCATCCCGGAGTAATGGCGGGACTTCTTGCCAAAAGAGATAACGAAGAACATATGCAGCATTTATTTGATTTATCTATCGAACCTATCGATATGATAATTGTAAACTTATATCCTTTCAAGAATACAATTTTAAGAGAAGGTTGCACTTTTGAAGAAGCAATCGAAAATATAGATATCGGCGGACCTACGATGCTCAGAGCTGCCGCTAAAAATTTCCAAGACGTTGCTGTTGTAATCGACCCGAACGATTACGATGTTGTTTTAGGTGAACTTAGAGAAAATGGCGAAGTTTCTTATGATACAAAACTAAATTTAGCTAAAAAAGTATTTATGTCGACAAGTTATTATGATACATTAATAGCAAGTTATTTGAGAGAACAGGTGGGAGATGATTCATATCCTGAAACTCTTACCCTTTGCTATGATAAAGCTCAGGATCTCAGATACGGAGAAAATCCTCATCAAGACGCTGTTTTTTATAAAGAAGTACGTCCTATGAAAGGTTCTTTACCTCTTTCAAAACAGCTTCACGGTAAAGAGCTTTCTTATAATAATATCAACGACACCAACGGTGCACTTGAAATATTAAAGGAATACAGCGATGAGCCGACTATAGTAGCGGTAAAACACGCCAATCCTTGCGGGATAGCTTCAGATGTTTCCATTGCGGTTGCATTCAAAAAATGCTACGAAGCGGATCCTCAGTCTATATTCGGAGGTATCATAGCTTCAAACGAAGAAATAGACGAGGAAACAGCTCTTCAAATAAGCAATATTTTTATTGAAGTGGTAGTTGCTCCAAGCTATACCGAAGAAGCTTTAAAAATACTTACAAAGAAGAAAAATATAAGAATATTGCAGCTTGATGATATAAAACACAATCAGGAAGGCAAAGATATTAAGAAAGTTATGGGCGGGCTTCTTATGCAGGCAAGAGATACAAAGCTTTTAAGCGATGAATTAAAAGTGGTTACAAAAAGACAGCCTACAAATAAAGAAATGCAGGATTTGATTTTCTCATGGAAAGCCGTTAAGCATACTAAGTCGAATGCTATTTCCATAGCAAAAGATAAAATACTCGTTGCCAACGGTCCGGGGCAGGTAAGCAGGATATGGGCACTTGAAAATGCTGTTAAACAAGGCGGAGAGAGAGTAAAAGGAGCAGTTCTTGCTTCCGATGCATTCTTCCCGTTTGACGACTGTGTAAAAGCTGCTTATGAAGCGGGTATAACCGCCATAATCCAGCCGGGCGGTTCGATAAGAGATGAAGATTCTATAAAGGCTTGTAATGAATATGGTATCGCCATGGTATTTACAGGTGTTAGGCATTTTAAACATTCATAA
- the purM gene encoding phosphoribosylformylglycinamidine cyclo-ligase, whose protein sequence is MEKLTYKNSGVDKEAGYESVELIKKHVKETFSEYVLTGLGSFGGAVELPEGYKKPVLISGTDGVGTKLVLAHKQDIHDTVGIDLVAMCVNDILCHGARPLFFLDYIACGKNFPEKIEAIVKGVSEGCKQGECALVGGETAEMPGMYKEEDYDLAGFCVGVVDKDKFISGKDIKAGDKIIGLPSSGPHSNGYSLLRKLFFDIKGYEVDTYVESLGTTIGKALLTPTKIYVKSILPLLDKVDIKGMCHITGGGFVENIPRVIPEGLCAKIDTKKVDVLPIFDLISKEGEIDRKEMFSTFNMGIGFAVVVDDKDVDKTVKELESLGEKPVVFGEVTEGKEKIELCL, encoded by the coding sequence GTGGAAAAATTAACATATAAAAACAGCGGTGTAGATAAAGAAGCCGGATATGAAAGTGTTGAACTTATAAAAAAACACGTTAAGGAAACATTCAGCGAATATGTTTTAACGGGGCTTGGCAGTTTCGGAGGAGCGGTGGAGCTTCCCGAAGGATATAAAAAGCCGGTTCTTATAAGCGGTACCGACGGTGTCGGTACAAAGCTTGTACTTGCTCATAAACAGGATATCCACGATACGGTAGGTATCGACCTTGTCGCAATGTGTGTCAACGATATTTTATGTCACGGTGCAAGACCTTTATTTTTCCTTGATTATATAGCCTGCGGGAAAAACTTCCCCGAAAAAATCGAAGCTATAGTAAAAGGTGTAAGCGAAGGCTGTAAACAGGGAGAATGTGCATTGGTAGGCGGTGAGACCGCCGAAATGCCTGGAATGTATAAAGAAGAAGACTATGACCTTGCGGGTTTTTGCGTAGGTGTTGTAGACAAAGATAAATTTATCTCCGGAAAAGATATCAAAGCGGGAGATAAAATCATAGGTCTTCCTTCAAGCGGTCCTCACAGCAACGGATATTCACTTCTCAGAAAATTATTCTTTGATATAAAAGGCTATGAAGTAGATACTTACGTTGAAAGTCTTGGTACCACGATAGGAAAAGCACTTTTGACTCCTACGAAGATTTACGTAAAGAGTATCCTTCCTTTGCTTGATAAAGTAGATATAAAGGGTATGTGTCATATTACAGGGGGCGGATTTGTTGAAAACATCCCTCGTGTTATCCCTGAGGGTCTTTGTGCTAAAATAGATACCAAAAAAGTAGACGTACTTCCTATATTCGATTTGATATCAAAAGAAGGAGAAATCGACAGAAAAGAAATGTTCTCCACTTTCAATATGGGTATCGGTTTTGCGGTTGTTGTTGATGACAAAGATGTGGATAAGACAGTTAAAGAACTTGAAAGTTTAGGCGAAAAACCGGTGGTATTCGGAGAAGTGACCGAAGGCAAGGAGAAGATCGAATTATGTCTTTAA
- the purD gene encoding phosphoribosylamine--glycine ligase yields MKVLVVGSGGREHALVYKLKQSPLVTEVFCAPGNAGIANIAECVDIKVDDIDSLKEFAKTNEIGLTVIGPELPLVMGIVDEFEKEGLKVFGPNKKCAAFEGSKGLTKRFLEKYKIPTAKYLEVTTYEEGVKNLENFGFPVVVKADGLAAGKGVIICENREMAVNALKDIMVDKVFGDSGNSVVIEEFLTGTELSTLCFVDGNKIIPMESARDYKPAYDNDEGLNTGGMGNYSPNKIFDDKLNAKVRTKILDPIIKGFKSEELDYKGVLFIGLMVENGEPKVLEFNVRFGDPETQVVMLRLESDLANIMLNTADGILEEDDIVWSDESSVCVVMVSGGYPESYENGKVISGLDKVSEDVIVFHAGTKREGEDIVTNGGRVLNICAVGETLDEAREKVYNEVNKISYDGAYFRNDIAR; encoded by the coding sequence ATGAAAGTTTTAGTAGTTGGTTCCGGTGGCAGGGAACACGCATTAGTTTACAAATTAAAACAGAGCCCTTTGGTTACGGAGGTGTTCTGTGCTCCCGGTAATGCGGGAATAGCGAATATTGCGGAATGCGTAGATATCAAAGTAGACGATATAGACTCTCTTAAGGAGTTTGCCAAGACAAACGAAATAGGGCTTACCGTAATAGGTCCAGAACTTCCGTTAGTTATGGGTATTGTGGATGAATTTGAAAAAGAAGGTCTTAAAGTTTTCGGTCCTAACAAAAAGTGTGCTGCTTTTGAAGGAAGCAAAGGGCTTACGAAAAGATTTTTGGAAAAATATAAAATACCTACAGCTAAATATTTGGAAGTCACCACATATGAAGAAGGTGTGAAAAACCTTGAAAACTTCGGTTTTCCTGTGGTTGTCAAAGCGGACGGACTTGCTGCGGGCAAAGGCGTTATAATCTGCGAAAACAGGGAAATGGCTGTCAATGCTTTAAAAGATATTATGGTCGATAAAGTATTCGGAGATTCCGGCAACAGCGTAGTTATCGAAGAATTTTTAACGGGAACCGAACTTTCCACACTTTGTTTTGTAGACGGCAATAAAATCATCCCTATGGAAAGTGCGAGGGATTATAAACCTGCTTACGATAACGATGAAGGTCTTAATACCGGTGGAATGGGAAACTATTCTCCAAATAAGATCTTTGATGATAAGCTAAATGCGAAAGTCAGGACAAAGATTTTAGACCCTATCATAAAGGGATTTAAAAGCGAAGAACTGGACTATAAAGGCGTGCTTTTCATTGGTCTTATGGTTGAAAACGGAGAACCTAAAGTTCTTGAATTCAATGTTCGTTTCGGTGACCCCGAAACACAAGTGGTAATGCTAAGGCTTGAAAGCGACCTTGCGAATATCATGCTTAATACCGCTGACGGTATCCTCGAAGAAGACGACATCGTATGGTCTGATGAATCTTCAGTATGCGTGGTTATGGTTTCAGGAGGATATCCCGAAAGCTATGAAAACGGAAAAGTGATAAGCGGTCTCGATAAGGTGAGCGAAGACGTTATAGTATTCCATGCGGGAACAAAAAGAGAAGGCGAAGATATCGTAACTAACGGCGGCAGAGTCCTTAATATTTGTGCGGTCGGTGAAACTTTGGACGAAGCAAGAGAAAAAGTTTATAACGAAGTAAATAAGATTTCTTACGACGGCGCATATTTCAGAAACGATATTGCAAGATAA
- a CDS encoding metallophosphoesterase family protein, translated as MKFIHTADLHLGSSFLSSSFDKNTAKERREDLFKAFNKLIAACKKREADLLLIAGDLFEDELVRASDVNRIIDGFKMIPEVKVVIAAGNHDYIHEKSFYKLLTFPKNVTIFDSDTLDKIEFDDINTCVYGLSFLKKHYEEDILEVPELDYSKNNILVLHCDAISKASDYLPIDKNKLADSGFDYCALGHIHKSVKLSNNSVYPGSLEPLDFSETGYHGYIYGEIVDKKVGVKLIKSNIKQFVSLDVNVTSMESLEEIINVIKTEAKIGLDKFLFRVNIEGTLSDLVKMEDIKTRLNEEFYYIEVIDSTTVDYNIAKIYAENKDNVIGHYMKALKGKDDEIDMEALYLGLDALLNEGAK; from the coding sequence ATGAAGTTTATACATACAGCGGATTTGCATCTTGGTTCTTCGTTTCTATCTTCTTCTTTTGATAAAAATACCGCAAAAGAAAGAAGAGAAGATTTATTCAAAGCATTTAATAAATTGATAGCAGCCTGCAAAAAAAGAGAAGCGGATCTTCTTTTGATTGCAGGTGATTTATTTGAAGATGAGTTGGTCAGGGCGAGTGATGTAAACAGGATAATAGACGGATTTAAAATGATCCCCGAAGTAAAAGTGGTTATAGCAGCGGGAAATCACGATTATATCCATGAAAAGTCTTTTTATAAATTACTGACTTTCCCAAAGAACGTAACTATATTCGATAGCGATACATTGGATAAAATCGAGTTTGATGATATAAATACATGTGTTTACGGACTTAGTTTCCTTAAAAAACATTATGAAGAGGATATTTTGGAAGTTCCCGAACTTGATTACAGTAAAAATAATATACTTGTTCTTCACTGTGATGCAATAAGTAAGGCGAGTGATTATCTTCCTATCGATAAGAATAAGCTTGCCGATTCGGGCTTTGATTACTGTGCTTTGGGGCATATACATAAATCTGTGAAGTTATCCAATAATTCGGTATATCCGGGCAGTTTGGAGCCTTTGGACTTTTCGGAAACGGGATATCATGGATATATTTATGGAGAGATAGTTGATAAGAAGGTCGGTGTCAAGTTGATAAAGAGCAATATAAAGCAGTTTGTTAGTTTGGACGTAAATGTAACGAGTATGGAATCTCTTGAAGAGATAATAAACGTAATAAAAACCGAAGCTAAAATCGGTCTGGACAAGTTCTTGTTTAGAGTAAATATCGAAGGTACTTTAAGTGACCTCGTTAAAATGGAAGATATAAAAACCAGATTAAATGAAGAATTTTACTATATAGAAGTGATCGACAGTACAACGGTTGATTATAATATAGCTAAGATTTATGCGGAAAATAAGGATAACGTGATAGGTCATTATATGAAAGCATTAAAAGGCAAAGACGACGAAATAGATATGGAAGCATTGTATCTGGGTCTTGATGCACTTCTTAACGAGGGGGCTAAATAG
- the purF gene encoding amidophosphoribosyltransferase — MTLYQSDKFKDECGVMGVLQDTPENTAAYVYLGLYALQHRGQESCGIAVNNDTEITQHRGMGLVGDVFTSEELRKQKGDIAIGHVRYSTAGDSDIKNAQPLTVNCKDWQIALAHNGNLVNADAIKNMLQDDGVIFMTSSDTEVIANLIARNYKFGIVEALKRVGQIVKGAYALVLTMGDMLIGVRDPYGLRPLCLGQLDNGGYALASESCALDAINAKFVRDVEPGEIIVISDKNIESYKIESWAKPRRCIFELVYFARPDSLIDGDEVHESRARAGKLLAKVDEGKINADVVMAVPDSGVSAAIGYAEESGIPYGVGLIKNRYIGRTFIQPTQSMREEGVDIKLNVLRSNVEGKSVVLIDDSIVRGTTSKRIVDKLKKAGAKEVHFRVASPPTSYSCFFGIDTPNRDKLISSKLSMEEIKDFIGADSLYYLTIDELKQTVADFDKGYCMACFNGDYPMEVPFKEEQVRSSK; from the coding sequence ATGACTTTGTATCAATCAGATAAATTTAAAGATGAATGCGGTGTAATGGGTGTCCTTCAGGATACACCCGAAAATACTGCTGCATATGTATATTTGGGACTTTATGCTCTTCAGCACAGAGGACAGGAAAGCTGCGGTATAGCAGTAAACAACGATACTGAGATCACTCAGCACAGAGGAATGGGACTTGTCGGAGATGTATTCACATCCGAAGAGTTAAGGAAACAAAAAGGCGATATTGCCATAGGACATGTAAGATATTCCACGGCGGGGGACAGCGATATCAAAAACGCTCAGCCTCTTACGGTAAATTGCAAAGACTGGCAGATAGCCCTTGCTCATAACGGTAATCTTGTAAATGCAGACGCAATAAAAAATATGCTTCAGGATGACGGTGTAATATTTATGACCAGCTCCGATACCGAGGTTATCGCGAACTTGATTGCGAGAAACTATAAATTCGGTATAGTAGAGGCTCTTAAAAGAGTGGGTCAAATAGTTAAAGGTGCTTATGCTCTCGTCCTTACTATGGGAGATATGCTTATCGGTGTAAGGGATCCTTACGGACTTAGACCGTTATGCTTAGGTCAGCTTGATAACGGCGGTTACGCCTTGGCAAGCGAGTCCTGTGCACTTGACGCAATAAACGCCAAGTTTGTAAGAGACGTCGAACCGGGAGAAATAATCGTTATAAGCGATAAGAATATAGAAAGCTACAAAATAGAAAGCTGGGCAAAACCTAGAAGATGTATATTCGAACTCGTATACTTTGCAAGACCCGATAGTTTGATCGACGGCGATGAAGTCCACGAATCCAGAGCCAGAGCGGGAAAACTCCTCGCGAAGGTAGACGAAGGAAAGATAAATGCGGACGTAGTAATGGCGGTTCCCGACAGCGGAGTTTCCGCTGCGATAGGATATGCGGAAGAGTCCGGTATACCTTACGGCGTGGGGCTTATCAAAAACAGATATATCGGAAGGACTTTTATTCAGCCTACTCAGTCTATGCGTGAAGAAGGTGTCGATATAAAACTAAATGTTTTAAGGTCAAACGTTGAAGGAAAAAGCGTAGTTTTGATAGACGACTCTATAGTCAGAGGTACTACTTCAAAGAGGATAGTCGATAAACTTAAAAAAGCCGGTGCCAAAGAAGTCCACTTCAGAGTTGCTTCTCCTCCGACATCATACAGCTGTTTCTTCGGTATCGATACACCGAACAGAGATAAGCTTATTTCTTCCAAGTTATCAATGGAAGAAATCAAAGATTTCATAGGTGCGGATTCTTTATATTATTTAACTATAGATGAACTTAAACAAACAGTCGCCGACTTTGACAAAGGTTACTGTATGGCATGTTTCAACGGTGATTATCCTATGGAAGTGCCTTTTAAAGAAGAACAGGTAAGGAGCAGTAAATAA
- a CDS encoding ATP-binding protein, translating to MKIKKLGIKSFGKFQDKEIEFKNGLNIVYGNNEAGKSTTHKFIQGMFFGFFKPYSKNKLYSDEYKRYKPWNSELYKGSLEFTIGKSEYRIERNFDKKNEDFKLFDNITGEELTDKLPYDGSTKQRIISPVIRLNSVLFNNTISIAQLGNKTEKDFKKEISETLANYEKGNDNNISVNKAIAYLEKQKAEIGTRKQSKSNYGSAVIKLEELKKSKEKAILAMDENKDYYLQVKALEEKLKELRKKKRKLVKDLNDIARNREKHIFFKYKAVEDENNQIREKIEELKKYKDINNDIYAEFLNLYTENKSLNEQLEDLKNKQEYVNNTLMELDGEAKEVNKETKGKDYNKIVNDIEILKDRLGNIERLKGRLSEKKDVSVEKDYSSKSTTNKVINIVFVVSAIITLFMLAFSFTISKSLLLYFYIALGATVVLGIMKLVIMSVFKETSKKYDKYDTSLIRTQNMIELNEVEINKLLMDYEEEDPYKLIEILEEKSIIAKEASVNQSKLEKYKMDLEDFEGTTEILEQKISDNIYKMNEILVNNNISSIEEFKDALEKREEYEKSIERYESNNKLLLNIIDGNDIAELEKKFAGEEIDRATLDTIKSNDSAFLTNSVDDLNDEITGVSAELSRINGILEESNAFNENLCVINEDIYKYENKIKEYEHKLLALETAIATINNISKEIHTSVAPSLNETLGTIMTKITKGKYSTVKVDDNMDVMVLDEVSGQMVDAESLSNGTIDQIYLALRFSIIDNLLYNNKMPIILDDCFVQYDDYRLKEVLEYLYSVCGEKQIIMFTCHTREARALNELGIDYNKIVL from the coding sequence ATGAAGATAAAAAAATTAGGTATAAAGAGTTTCGGTAAATTCCAAGATAAGGAAATCGAATTTAAAAACGGACTCAACATAGTATACGGAAATAACGAAGCCGGGAAATCTACCACACATAAGTTCATTCAAGGGATGTTCTTCGGTTTTTTTAAGCCTTACAGTAAAAATAAACTCTACAGTGATGAGTATAAAAGATACAAACCATGGAACAGCGAGCTATATAAAGGAAGCCTTGAATTTACCATAGGTAAAAGCGAGTATAGGATCGAAAGAAACTTCGATAAAAAGAATGAAGATTTTAAACTGTTTGATAATATTACGGGAGAAGAATTAACGGACAAGCTTCCTTACGACGGTTCTACCAAGCAGCGTATAATATCTCCCGTTATAAGATTAAACAGCGTATTATTCAACAATACCATTTCAATAGCTCAGCTTGGAAATAAGACTGAAAAGGATTTTAAAAAGGAAATCAGCGAGACCCTTGCCAATTATGAAAAGGGAAATGACAATAATATTTCCGTAAATAAAGCCATTGCATATCTTGAAAAGCAAAAGGCTGAAATCGGAACGAGGAAGCAGTCCAAATCCAATTACGGAAGTGCGGTCATAAAACTTGAAGAATTAAAAAAATCCAAAGAAAAAGCTATCCTTGCAATGGACGAAAACAAGGATTATTATCTTCAGGTAAAAGCTTTGGAAGAAAAGCTCAAAGAACTGAGAAAGAAAAAGAGAAAATTAGTAAAAGACTTAAATGATATAGCGAGAAACAGGGAAAAGCATATTTTCTTTAAATATAAAGCCGTCGAAGATGAAAATAATCAGATAAGAGAGAAAATCGAAGAATTAAAGAAGTATAAAGATATAAATAACGATATTTATGCAGAATTCTTAAATCTTTATACAGAAAACAAATCTTTGAACGAACAGCTTGAAGATTTGAAAAATAAACAGGAATATGTCAATAACACCCTTATGGAACTTGACGGTGAAGCAAAAGAAGTAAATAAAGAAACAAAAGGTAAAGACTACAATAAAATAGTAAATGATATAGAGATACTAAAAGACAGACTCGGCAATATCGAAAGACTTAAAGGGAGATTATCTGAAAAGAAAGATGTTTCCGTTGAGAAAGATTACTCTTCCAAGAGCACTACCAATAAAGTCATAAATATAGTTTTCGTAGTAAGTGCTATAATAACCCTATTCATGCTTGCATTCAGCTTTACTATTTCAAAGAGCCTGCTTCTTTATTTCTACATTGCTCTAGGCGCTACGGTAGTTCTCGGTATAATGAAGTTAGTCATAATGAGTGTATTTAAGGAAACAAGCAAGAAGTATGATAAATACGATACTTCACTTATCAGGACTCAAAATATGATAGAGCTCAATGAAGTTGAAATCAATAAACTTTTAATGGATTATGAAGAAGAAGATCCTTATAAGCTCATTGAAATACTTGAAGAGAAGAGTATCATTGCAAAAGAGGCTTCCGTAAATCAAAGTAAGCTTGAAAAATATAAAATGGACCTTGAAGATTTTGAAGGTACAACCGAAATTTTAGAACAAAAGATAAGCGACAACATCTACAAGATGAATGAGATACTTGTTAACAATAATATTTCGAGTATAGAAGAGTTCAAAGATGCCCTTGAAAAAAGAGAAGAGTATGAAAAATCCATTGAAAGATATGAAAGCAACAATAAACTTTTATTGAATATCATCGACGGCAATGATATAGCTGAACTCGAGAAAAAATTTGCAGGTGAAGAAATAGACCGAGCTACGTTGGATACGATAAAGTCAAATGACAGTGCATTCCTTACAAACAGTGTAGATGATTTGAATGATGAAATCACGGGAGTGTCTGCGGAGCTTTCAAGGATAAACGGTATCTTGGAAGAATCCAATGCGTTTAATGAAAATCTTTGCGTAATAAACGAAGATATTTATAAATATGAAAACAAGATAAAAGAATATGAACATAAATTGCTTGCTTTGGAAACTGCCATAGCAACGATAAACAACATTTCCAAGGAAATCCATACAAGCGTCGCACCTAGTCTAAATGAGACTTTGGGTACTATCATGACTAAAATCACTAAAGGTAAATATTCTACGGTCAAAGTAGATGACAACATGGACGTAATGGTTCTTGATGAAGTCAGCGGTCAAATGGTTGACGCCGAAAGTTTAAGTAACGGTACTATAGACCAGATTTATTTGGCTTTAAGGTTCAGTATTATTGATAATCTTTTATATAACAACAAAATGCCTATCATTTTAGATGATTGTTTTGTTCAGTATGATGATTACAGACTTAAAGAAGTTCTTGAGTATCTTTACAGCGTATGCGGTGAAAAACAAATAATCATGTTTACATGTCATACGAGAGAAGCAAGAGCACTTAACGAACTTGGAATAGATTATAATAAAATCGTTTTATAA
- a CDS encoding DUF3006 family protein codes for MIKGIIDRFENDKVVIEFEDLKIGVLPKNIFKKGIKEGDEVTLNIDTKHTKNIDIDELFK; via the coding sequence ATGATAAAAGGTATAATAGATAGATTTGAAAACGATAAAGTCGTAATAGAATTTGAAGATTTGAAAATCGGAGTTCTCCCCAAGAATATCTTTAAAAAAGGTATAAAAGAAGGGGATGAAGTAACTCTTAACATAGATACAAAACACACAAAAAATATTGATATTGATGAACTATTCAAATAG
- a CDS encoding ComEC/Rec2 family competence protein produces the protein MTKTKKIIITLLAVVLTFMTAACSSDLQDLYSFVSGDDYISKIEDGATLVEDIDVGQGDSYLISNSGFGNILIDTGDTEHKDILVSHLKKRGIKKIDYVILTHPHSDHIGGMTGVLDNFQVENIYMPKMTHNTATFKKMINKVKEKNLYFKEAKSGVKISLGKGSSINFLSPTKDMSLKDLDNSDAVCMLKKNGRKVLFTGDIFKETEIKLIPRIGRIDILKVAHHGSHKATCKELLMASKPTYAMIGVGEDNKYDHPSKSALNRLDKYNVKVYRTDLSGNIGFTINNDGSIKVNTSR, from the coding sequence ATGACTAAAACTAAAAAAATAATAATAACATTGCTGGCAGTAGTTTTAACTTTTATGACTGCTGCCTGCAGTTCTGATTTACAGGATTTATATTCTTTTGTAAGCGGGGACGATTACATATCAAAAATCGAAGACGGTGCCACTCTCGTAGAAGATATAGATGTAGGACAGGGCGACAGCTATTTGATTTCCAATAGCGGTTTCGGGAATATACTCATAGATACCGGAGATACCGAGCATAAAGATATTTTGGTTTCTCACCTTAAAAAGAGAGGTATCAAAAAAATAGATTACGTTATTTTGACTCACCCTCATTCCGACCATATAGGAGGGATGACAGGTGTACTTGATAATTTTCAAGTGGAAAATATTTATATGCCCAAAATGACGCATAATACCGCTACATTTAAAAAGATGATAAATAAAGTAAAAGAGAAAAATCTTTACTTTAAAGAAGCCAAGAGCGGTGTCAAGATAAGTCTCGGCAAAGGGAGCAGTATAAACTTTTTGTCTCCGACAAAGGATATGTCTTTGAAGGACTTGGATAATTCCGATGCGGTATGTATGCTTAAAAAAAACGGCAGAAAAGTATTGTTTACGGGAGATATATTCAAGGAAACTGAGATCAAACTGATACCGAGGATAGGCAGGATAGATATCTTAAAGGTTGCTCATCACGGAAGTCATAAAGCAACCTGCAAAGAATTATTAATGGCTTCAAAACCTACATATGCAATGATAGGTGTAGGTGAAGATAATAAGTATGACCATCCATCTAAGTCCGCTTTGAATAGACTGGATAAATATAATGTCAAAGTCTACAGGACGGATCTTAGCGGAAATATCGGATTTACAATAAATAATGACGGAAGTATTAAAGTAAATACTAGCAGGTAG
- the purN gene encoding phosphoribosylglycinamide formyltransferase, with protein sequence MSLKKIAVLISGGGSNLQAVIDKVHKKDGIIDVVISDEDDAYGLIRAKNADIDTLVINNKNYPSREDFADKIKEELLKREIDLIVLAGFMKILPPSFAKTFKNRIINVHPSLIPSFCGKGYYGIKVHEAVLSYGSKITGATVHFADEGADTGPIIIQGTVPVFAEDTPEILQKRVLEVEHMILPKAVSLFCLDKLVVKGRIVYIKE encoded by the coding sequence ATGTCTTTAAAAAAAATCGCTGTTTTGATAAGCGGAGGCGGAAGCAATCTTCAAGCCGTAATAGATAAAGTACATAAAAAAGACGGGATCATAGATGTTGTGATTTCCGATGAAGATGATGCGTACGGACTAATAAGAGCCAAAAATGCCGATATAGATACTTTGGTTATAAATAATAAAAACTATCCTTCAAGAGAAGACTTTGCGGATAAAATAAAAGAAGAATTATTAAAAAGAGAAATCGATTTGATAGTCCTTGCAGGGTTTATGAAAATCCTTCCCCCTTCATTTGCCAAGACATTTAAAAATAGGATAATAAATGTACATCCTTCTTTGATACCTTCCTTCTGCGGTAAAGGGTATTACGGGATAAAGGTCCATGAAGCGGTTTTAAGCTATGGTTCTAAGATAACCGGAGCTACAGTGCATTTTGCTGATGAAGGAGCAGATACCGGGCCTATAATAATCCAGGGTACCGTCCCTGTTTTTGCGGAAGATACTCCCGAGATCTTACAAAAAAGAGTTTTGGAAGTTGAACACATGATCTTGCCTAAGGCGGTAAGTTTATTCTGTTTGGATAAGCTTGTGGTAAAAGGCAGGATAGTATATATTAAAGAATAA